One window of the Deinococcus metalli genome contains the following:
- a CDS encoding FKBP-type peptidyl-prolyl cis-trans isomerase, with protein MNITQDKVVDLDYKLTVQGEVIDQSEPGEPLTYLHGHSNIIPGLERALEGHTAGDHIQVTVAPEDGYGARDEDNVEDLDRTDFEDDVEIGATYYAQSEDGSVIPFTVVAVNGDTVQVDFNPPLAGETLNFEVTVLGVRDATAEELDHGHAHTPDMHDH; from the coding sequence ATGAACATCACACAGGACAAGGTTGTCGACCTCGATTACAAACTCACCGTCCAGGGCGAGGTCATCGACCAGAGTGAGCCCGGCGAACCCCTGACCTACCTGCACGGCCACAGCAACATCATCCCCGGCCTGGAACGTGCCCTGGAAGGCCACACGGCCGGCGACCACATCCAGGTGACCGTGGCGCCCGAGGACGGCTACGGCGCGCGCGACGAGGACAATGTCGAGGACCTCGACCGCACCGACTTTGAGGACGATGTGGAGATCGGCGCGACGTACTACGCCCAGTCGGAGGACGGCAGCGTCATTCCCTTCACCGTGGTGGCCGTGAACGGAGACACCGTGCAGGTGGACTTCAACCCCCCACTGGCCGGCGAGACGCTGAACTTCGAGGTCACGGTCCTCGGCGTGCGCGACGCCACCGCCGAGGAACTCGACCACGGGCATGCCCACACGCCCGACATGCACGACCACTGA
- a CDS encoding MmcQ/YjbR family DNA-binding protein: MLSIPDVRAACASLPHSHETFPFGLTTLVFKVGGPGWSRMYALLGLDDDPPAVSLKVAPERGDELRAAYDAVSGAPHLNKRHWISVPLDGRVPDAVVRDLLAASHALVVRGLTRAQRAELGQRGANL, translated from the coding sequence ATGCTGTCCATTCCCGACGTCCGGGCCGCGTGTGCGTCACTGCCGCATTCGCACGAGACCTTCCCCTTCGGACTGACCACGCTGGTGTTCAAGGTCGGCGGCCCCGGCTGGTCCAGGATGTACGCGCTGCTCGGGCTGGACGACGACCCGCCTGCGGTGTCGCTGAAGGTGGCGCCCGAGCGCGGCGACGAACTGCGCGCCGCGTACGACGCGGTCTCCGGTGCCCCGCACCTGAACAAGCGCCACTGGATCAGTGTGCCGCTCGACGGCCGCGTGCCGGACGCCGTGGTGCGCGACCTGCTGGCTGCCAGCCACGCGCTGGTCGTCCGGGGCCTGACCCGCGCACAGCGCGCGGAGCTGGGCCAACGCGGAGCAAACCTGTGA
- a CDS encoding molybdopterin molybdotransferase MoeA: protein MTAPTPTRDFPMHVSVEEARAMLAALLPAPGTETVALDRALGRTLAAPLPALVSHPSATESALDGIACSEADTVGAAPGAPARLRVVGESRAGAPFTGTVGPGECARIYTGAPMPAGTDAICPVEELVDDGPDVLLRRAASPADVRPEGGDFRAGDPVMAAGLHLNAPRVALAAALGHRDVPVRRRRRVALLSTGDEVVEPGEPLSAGQVYDSNRYGLAAMLRESGCDVLMLGHAPDSPDALHAAIERAGGADLLVTSGGVSMGKYDFMRDLLIEHGRVAFWKVRMRPGGPALLGGWQGLPVIGLPGNPVSSLVVFHVIVRPALTGQPVQALTLRAATPFRALPDKTAFWRGVIDGGQVRDYGKQGSGILRSLSDAGALVIVPEGQPVAAGDDVQVVLL from the coding sequence ATGACCGCGCCCACGCCCACCCGCGACTTCCCCATGCACGTCAGCGTCGAGGAGGCCCGCGCCATGCTGGCCGCGCTGCTGCCCGCGCCCGGCACCGAGACCGTGGCCCTGGACCGCGCGCTGGGCCGCACGCTGGCCGCGCCGCTGCCCGCCCTGGTCAGTCACCCCAGCGCCACCGAGAGCGCTCTGGACGGCATCGCGTGCAGCGAGGCGGACACCGTCGGCGCCGCGCCGGGTGCGCCGGCGCGGCTGCGGGTGGTGGGCGAGAGCCGCGCGGGCGCGCCCTTCACCGGCACGGTCGGGCCAGGCGAGTGCGCGCGCATCTACACCGGCGCCCCCATGCCCGCTGGCACCGACGCCATCTGCCCGGTCGAGGAGCTGGTGGACGACGGCCCGGACGTCCTGCTGCGCCGCGCCGCCAGCCCCGCGGACGTGCGGCCCGAGGGGGGCGACTTCCGGGCCGGCGACCCGGTAATGGCCGCAGGGCTGCACCTGAACGCGCCGCGCGTGGCCCTGGCCGCCGCGCTCGGGCACCGCGACGTGCCGGTGCGCCGGCGCCGGCGCGTGGCCCTGCTGAGCACCGGCGACGAGGTGGTCGAACCCGGAGAGCCCCTGAGCGCCGGGCAGGTGTACGACAGCAACCGCTACGGGCTGGCCGCCATGCTGCGCGAGAGTGGCTGCGACGTGCTGATGCTGGGCCACGCCCCGGACTCGCCGGACGCCCTGCACGCCGCCATCGAGCGCGCGGGCGGCGCCGACCTGCTGGTCACCAGCGGCGGCGTCAGCATGGGCAAGTACGACTTCATGCGCGACCTGCTGATCGAGCACGGCCGCGTGGCGTTCTGGAAGGTGAGGATGCGGCCCGGCGGCCCCGCGCTGCTGGGCGGGTGGCAGGGCCTGCCGGTGATCGGCCTGCCGGGCAACCCGGTCAGTTCGCTGGTGGTGTTCCACGTGATCGTGCGGCCCGCTCTGACCGGCCAGCCGGTGCAGGCCCTGACGCTGCGCGCCGCCACCCCCTTCCGCGCGCTGCCCGACAAGACCGCGTTCTGGCGTGGCGTGATCGACGGCGGACAGGTGCGCGACTATGGCAAGCAGGGCAGCGGCATCCTGCGCTCCCTGAGCGACGCGGGCGCCCTGGTGATCGTGCCCGAGGGCCAGCCCGTCGCGGCCGGCGACGACGTGCAGGTCGTGCTGCTCTGA
- the aspS gene encoding aspartate--tRNA(Asn) ligase: MTTPASTPSQASGASVHSLPRTLTRDLAAHDGQTVRLQGFVHARRDLGGVQFVVLRDVSGLTQCVGSGLHLPLAESSVEVVGTVKAHPKAPGGFEVQVKDFRVISAAVEAPPVEIPKMEWNVNPETMLDYRVVTVRGLKERAALRVQAELVAGFRDHLITEGFTEISTPKIVSAGAEGGANLFPIDYFGHPAFLAQSPQLYKQIMVGVFERVFEVAAVYRAEEHATSRHLNEYLSLDVEMGFITDEEDVMALQNRVLVAIMARLKERAQAEFTLLGATIPEVPAHIPRIPLLDARALVTEKYGHQVGGKDLDPEAERLLSQHYAETEGSDFVFVTKYPRAARPFYAHPDANPDGTQSSEITRGYDLLFRGIEITSGGQRIHDYGMLMDSIAAYKLNPTSLEGYTEVFKYGMPPHGGFAIGAERLTAKLLGISNVRYARAFPRDRHRLTP; this comes from the coding sequence ATGACCACCCCAGCTAGCACCCCGTCCCAAGCCTCCGGCGCTTCCGTCCACTCCCTGCCCCGCACCCTGACCCGCGACCTCGCCGCGCACGACGGCCAGACGGTGCGGCTTCAGGGCTTCGTGCACGCGCGGCGCGACCTGGGCGGCGTGCAGTTCGTGGTGCTGCGCGACGTGTCCGGCCTGACCCAGTGCGTGGGCAGCGGCCTGCACCTGCCGCTGGCGGAGAGCAGCGTGGAGGTCGTGGGCACGGTCAAGGCGCACCCCAAGGCGCCGGGCGGCTTCGAGGTGCAGGTCAAGGACTTCCGCGTGATCAGCGCGGCCGTGGAGGCCCCGCCGGTCGAAATTCCCAAGATGGAATGGAACGTCAACCCCGAGACCATGCTGGACTACCGCGTGGTCACGGTGCGCGGCCTGAAGGAGCGCGCGGCGCTGCGGGTGCAGGCCGAACTCGTCGCGGGCTTCCGCGACCACCTGATCACGGAGGGCTTCACCGAGATCAGCACGCCGAAGATCGTATCGGCGGGCGCGGAGGGCGGCGCGAACCTGTTTCCCATCGATTACTTCGGGCACCCGGCGTTCCTGGCGCAGAGCCCGCAGCTGTACAAGCAGATCATGGTCGGCGTGTTCGAGCGGGTGTTCGAGGTGGCGGCCGTGTACCGCGCCGAGGAGCACGCCACCAGCCGCCACCTGAACGAGTACCTGTCGCTGGACGTCGAGATGGGCTTCATCACGGACGAGGAGGACGTGATGGCGCTGCAAAACCGCGTGTTGGTCGCCATCATGGCCCGCCTGAAGGAACGCGCGCAGGCCGAGTTCACGCTGCTGGGGGCGACCATCCCGGAGGTGCCCGCGCACATCCCGCGTATTCCGCTGCTTGACGCCCGCGCGCTGGTTACGGAGAAGTACGGCCACCAGGTGGGCGGCAAGGACCTCGATCCCGAGGCCGAGCGCCTGCTGTCACAGCACTACGCCGAAACCGAGGGCAGCGACTTCGTGTTCGTCACCAAGTACCCGCGCGCGGCCCGGCCCTTCTACGCGCACCCGGACGCCAACCCCGACGGCACCCAGAGCAGCGAGATCACGCGCGGCTACGACCTGCTGTTCCGCGGCATCGAGATCACGTCCGGCGGGCAGCGCATCCACGACTACGGCATGCTGATGGACTCCATCGCGGCGTACAAGCTGAACCCCACGTCGCTGGAGGGCTACACCGAGGTCTTCAAGTACGGCATGCCGCCCCACGGCGGCTTCGCCATCGGCGCCGAGCGCCTGACCGCGAAGCTGCTGGGCATCAGCAACGTCCGCTACGCCCGCGCGTTCCCGCGCGACCGCCATCGCCTGACGCCGTAA
- a CDS encoding HpcH/HpaI aldolase/citrate lyase family protein: MLPAHPARPRSLLFAPGNRPELVAKLPRNRPDAVALDLEDAVPAAAKVAARALTRDAARDLIAAAPRLPVFLRVNALHSPYFEDDLAVLTPQLAGVVVPKVESVADVRVVVDALAARGLNLPLLAGLETGAGVWHAADILREDAVRWAYFGAEDYVADVGGTRTPGGLEVLYARSRVALAARLAGVAALDIVVTALNDPDAFRADAAQGRALGYAGKLCIHPAQVPLAHEVFGATEAEVARARALLAAAHEAAASGHGAFSVEGQMVDEPMLARARAILATVEDTP; the protein is encoded by the coding sequence GTGCTCCCTGCCCATCCTGCCCGCCCACGCTCACTGCTGTTCGCCCCCGGCAACCGTCCCGAACTCGTGGCCAAGCTGCCGCGGAACCGGCCTGATGCCGTGGCGCTTGATCTGGAGGACGCCGTGCCCGCCGCCGCCAAGGTGGCGGCGCGGGCGCTCACCCGTGACGCGGCGCGTGACCTGATTGCTGCCGCGCCCAGGTTGCCGGTATTCCTGCGGGTCAATGCCCTGCACTCGCCGTACTTCGAGGACGATCTGGCGGTGCTCACGCCGCAGCTCGCAGGCGTGGTCGTTCCGAAAGTGGAATCGGTGGCTGACGTGCGAGTGGTCGTGGACGCTCTGGCCGCGCGCGGACTGAACCTGCCGCTGCTGGCCGGGTTGGAGACGGGTGCGGGCGTATGGCACGCCGCCGACATCCTGCGCGAGGACGCGGTGCGCTGGGCGTACTTCGGCGCGGAGGACTATGTGGCCGACGTGGGCGGCACGCGCACGCCCGGCGGGCTGGAGGTGCTGTACGCCCGCTCGCGGGTGGCGCTCGCCGCGCGGCTGGCCGGGGTGGCAGCCCTGGACATCGTGGTCACGGCGCTGAACGACCCGGACGCCTTCCGCGCGGACGCCGCGCAGGGCCGCGCGCTGGGCTACGCCGGGAAGCTGTGCATCCACCCGGCGCAGGTGCCGCTGGCGCACGAGGTCTTCGGCGCGACGGAGGCCGAGGTCGCCCGCGCCCGCGCGCTGCTGGCCGCCGCTCACGAGGCCGCCGCGTCGGGCCACGGGGCCTTCAGTGTCGAGGGGCAGATGGTGGACGAGCCCATGCTCGCCCGCGCACGCGCCATCCTGGCGACCGTGGAGGACACCCCATGA
- a CDS encoding MBL fold metallo-hydrolase: MQRVNDVIVLDLESTVNGNHMVFRPSAIVMPDGTLTLVDTGLPGMAGVIDTQLREAGFSLDDVKQVIVTHHDLDHIGSLEAVVGQTGADVLALEAEVPYITGEKRSQKLPSEEQTQQLLADPNLDPARRAMLTRPPVRVPVTRALHDGEDLPGGLRIVATPGHTVGHASVYVSGSRTLITGDALTSQDGTLKGPNERATPDMPTALESVKKLAGLDVQTILAYHGGLVTENADAQLKELAAHP; this comes from the coding sequence ATGCAGCGCGTGAACGACGTGATCGTCCTCGACCTCGAATCCACCGTGAACGGCAACCACATGGTGTTCCGCCCGTCGGCCATCGTGATGCCGGACGGCACCCTGACGCTGGTGGACACCGGCCTGCCCGGCATGGCGGGCGTCATCGACACGCAGCTGCGCGAGGCCGGATTCTCGCTGGACGACGTGAAGCAGGTCATCGTGACACACCATGACCTCGACCACATCGGCAGCCTGGAGGCGGTCGTGGGCCAGACCGGCGCGGACGTGCTGGCGCTGGAGGCCGAGGTGCCGTACATCACGGGCGAGAAGCGCTCGCAGAAGCTGCCCAGCGAGGAGCAGACGCAGCAGCTGCTGGCCGACCCGAACCTCGACCCGGCCCGGCGCGCGATGCTGACCCGTCCGCCCGTGCGTGTGCCGGTCACCCGCGCCCTGCACGACGGTGAGGATCTGCCCGGGGGCCTGCGTATCGTCGCCACTCCGGGGCACACGGTCGGGCACGCCAGCGTGTACGTGAGCGGCAGCCGGACGCTGATCACCGGCGACGCCTTGACCTCGCAGGACGGCACCCTGAAAGGCCCCAACGAGCGCGCCACGCCGGACATGCCGACCGCGCTGGAGTCCGTGAAGAAACTCGCCGGGCTGGACGTGCAGACCATCCTGGCGTACCACGGCGGCCTCGTCACCGAGAACGCGGACGCGCAGCTCAAGGAACTGGCGGCGCACCCCTAG
- a CDS encoding MaoC family dehydratase — MNEDLDRPQGRWFEELPVGTVIRHRVRRTLTESDNILFTTLTMNPQPLHLDFEAAAQSEFGQPLVNSMLTLSLLVGLSVHELSVGTLVANLGLTDVAFPKPVFHGDTIHAESEVVESRESRSRPTQGVVTVEHRAYTQRGELVAQCRRTMLLRRRPD, encoded by the coding sequence ATGAACGAGGATCTGGATCGCCCGCAGGGCCGCTGGTTCGAGGAACTCCCGGTGGGCACGGTCATCCGGCACCGCGTGCGGCGCACCCTCACGGAGTCGGACAACATCCTCTTCACGACCCTGACCATGAACCCGCAGCCGCTGCATCTGGACTTCGAGGCGGCCGCGCAGAGCGAGTTCGGCCAGCCGCTGGTCAACTCCATGCTGACCCTGAGCCTGCTGGTGGGCCTGAGCGTGCACGAGCTGAGCGTGGGCACGCTGGTTGCCAACCTGGGCCTGACCGACGTGGCGTTCCCGAAGCCGGTGTTTCACGGCGACACGATCCACGCCGAGTCGGAGGTGGTCGAGTCGCGCGAGAGCCGCTCGCGGCCTACGCAGGGTGTGGTCACGGTCGAGCACCGCGCGTACACCCAGCGGGGCGAGCTGGTCGCGCAGTGCCGCCGGACGATGCTGCTGCGGCGGAGGCCCGACTAG
- a CDS encoding alpha/beta hydrolase family protein — protein MQRSRLCVTLALIATLPLGTPAGAQTAPAPLTVPGDLRPDAPELAARGQYAVGVRTLNLVNKGQLDLVHAGKEGTVPTYDRPLTVEVWYPAPGVSGGGSTTYTDVLGSGPGDAKRPNTPFQIPGRATRDASAVQGGPFPLVIVSHGYPGSRYLLSYLAENLASKGYVVASIDHTDSTHGDKAAFASTLLNRALDDTFVLNEMARLGAAGSGSFLSNVVNANQTGIVGYSMGGYGALNAAGAGYGPQMAPLVPGGAFAQRQVGRYTADPRIKAVVAFAPWGGDAAVKAIGVNFGGKYGFWEDAGLQALKVPTMFVVGDRDDVAFYEGGVKPLFENAVNAERYMVVYENASHNSAPNPAPAASYGSFDDYMHYAEPAWDSGRLNNLNQHFVTAFLNLKLKGEQAAAAYLNVPVTHSNDIKFSRNADGTPKADDTSWKGFKDRTARGIELYHLLPK, from the coding sequence ATGCAACGATCCAGGCTGTGCGTCACCCTCGCCCTCATCGCCACGCTGCCCCTGGGCACTCCGGCCGGAGCGCAGACCGCTCCAGCTCCCCTGACCGTGCCGGGTGACCTGCGTCCGGACGCCCCCGAACTCGCCGCGCGCGGGCAGTACGCCGTGGGGGTCCGCACTCTGAACTTGGTCAACAAGGGCCAGCTCGACCTCGTGCATGCGGGCAAGGAGGGCACGGTGCCCACCTACGACCGTCCCCTGACCGTGGAGGTGTGGTACCCCGCGCCCGGCGTGAGCGGCGGCGGCAGCACCACCTACACCGACGTGCTCGGCAGCGGTCCCGGCGATGCCAAGCGGCCCAACACGCCCTTCCAGATTCCGGGCCGGGCCACCCGCGACGCGTCCGCCGTGCAGGGCGGCCCCTTCCCGCTGGTGATCGTGTCTCACGGGTATCCCGGCAGCCGCTACCTGCTGTCATACCTGGCCGAGAACCTCGCCAGCAAGGGCTACGTGGTGGCGTCCATCGACCACACCGACTCCACCCACGGCGACAAGGCCGCCTTCGCCAGCACGCTGCTCAACCGCGCGCTGGACGACACGTTCGTGCTGAACGAGATGGCCCGCCTGGGCGCGGCCGGCAGCGGCTCGTTCCTGAGCAACGTCGTGAATGCGAACCAGACGGGCATCGTGGGCTACTCGATGGGCGGCTACGGCGCGCTGAACGCGGCCGGCGCCGGGTATGGCCCGCAGATGGCGCCGCTGGTGCCCGGCGGCGCGTTTGCGCAGCGGCAGGTGGGGCGGTACACGGCCGATCCGCGGATCAAGGCGGTCGTCGCCTTCGCGCCGTGGGGCGGGGACGCCGCCGTGAAGGCCATCGGTGTGAACTTCGGCGGCAAGTACGGCTTCTGGGAGGACGCCGGGTTGCAGGCGCTGAAGGTGCCCACGATGTTCGTCGTCGGCGACCGCGACGACGTGGCCTTCTACGAGGGGGGCGTGAAGCCGCTGTTTGAGAACGCGGTGAACGCCGAGCGCTACATGGTCGTGTACGAGAACGCCTCGCACAACAGCGCGCCGAACCCTGCGCCCGCCGCGTCGTACGGCAGCTTCGACGACTACATGCACTACGCCGAACCCGCGTGGGATTCGGGGCGCCTGAACAACCTCAACCAGCACTTCGTGACCGCCTTCCTGAACCTGAAGCTCAAGGGCGAGCAGGCGGCCGCCGCGTACCTGAACGTGCCGGTCACGCACTCCAACGACATCAAGTTCAGCCGCAACGCCGACGGCACGCCCAAGGCCGACGACACCTCCTGGAAGGGCTTCAAGGACCGCACCGCGCGCGGCATCGAGCTGTACCACCTGCTGCCTAAGTGA
- a CDS encoding class I SAM-dependent methyltransferase gives MSRRVIIGAGEQRWDGWVPTQQAELDLLDPASFAAFFGDARADAFLCEHVWEHLTPEQAAVAARTAFEWLRPGGVLRVAVPDGHHPDPAYRALVAVHGPGPAHDHFVLYTVETLTPVFEDAGFRVRPLEWWDAAGTFHHVPWRVEDGPVYRSRRLDHRNAAWREGRGGPGFTSVIVDAVKPG, from the coding sequence GTGAGCCGGCGCGTGATCATCGGGGCCGGCGAGCAGCGCTGGGACGGCTGGGTGCCCACGCAGCAGGCCGAGCTCGACCTGCTCGATCCGGCCAGCTTCGCGGCGTTCTTCGGCGACGCTCGCGCCGACGCGTTCCTGTGCGAGCACGTCTGGGAGCACCTGACGCCGGAGCAGGCCGCGGTGGCCGCCCGCACCGCCTTCGAGTGGCTGAGGCCCGGCGGCGTGCTGCGCGTGGCCGTGCCGGACGGCCACCATCCAGACCCCGCGTACCGTGCCCTGGTCGCCGTCCACGGCCCCGGCCCCGCGCACGACCATTTCGTGCTGTACACCGTGGAGACCCTCACGCCCGTGTTCGAGGACGCCGGGTTCCGCGTGCGGCCCCTGGAGTGGTGGGACGCGGCCGGTACCTTCCACCACGTCCCCTGGCGCGTCGAGGACGGCCCGGTGTACCGCAGTCGGCGGCTCGACCACCGCAACGCCGCGTGGCGGGAGGGTCGGGGCGGACCGGGTTTCACCAGCGTGATCGTGGACGCCGTGAAGCCAGGGTAG
- a CDS encoding tetratricopeptide repeat protein, translating to MLQAVWTAIDDQDYAQAEATLRADRELLVSRAGMMALGSVYALTGRHDDAREVFTTLRDAHRGDPWEHIAVHQLARTERLAGNPEAALALLDEELALLGTGAGREHERAVGALERAMSLRTLGRLDDARAVLDECETLAGPDDPETLGRAERERAEVSVHAGHPQAARVHFERAIALLQSAEDDAGVRMVQARLAALDG from the coding sequence ATGCTGCAAGCCGTCTGGACGGCCATTGACGACCAGGACTACGCGCAGGCCGAGGCCACGCTGCGCGCCGACCGGGAGCTGCTGGTGTCCCGGGCCGGCATGATGGCGCTGGGCTCTGTGTACGCGCTGACCGGCCGCCACGACGACGCGCGCGAGGTGTTCACGACCCTGCGGGACGCGCACCGCGGCGATCCGTGGGAGCACATCGCCGTGCACCAGCTCGCCCGCACCGAGCGCCTGGCCGGCAACCCTGAGGCGGCCCTGGCGCTGCTGGACGAGGAACTCGCGCTGCTGGGCACCGGGGCCGGGCGCGAGCACGAGCGGGCGGTCGGCGCCCTGGAGCGCGCCATGAGCCTGCGCACGCTGGGCCGCCTGGACGACGCCCGCGCGGTGCTGGACGAGTGCGAGACGCTGGCCGGGCCGGACGACCCCGAAACGCTGGGCCGTGCCGAGCGCGAGCGCGCCGAGGTGAGCGTCCACGCAGGGCACCCGCAGGCGGCGCGCGTCCACTTCGAGCGGGCCATTGCCCTGCTCCAGAGCGCCGAGGACGACGCGGGCGTGCGGATGGTGCAGGCCCGACTGGCCGCCCTGGACGGCTAG
- a CDS encoding GreA/GreB family elongation factor, producing the protein MAEQIPMTADGYRRLEETLNRERGRRDEAVAQIAAVRDDTNGIEDRNLEVSQIDLQSTEARVLELEDVLARAVIVEGHEALGLVELGSVVVLRDETHDREMRVRLVSAVEVSALTDGETQVSDDSPVGQALQGRQQGDMVEVEVGERTARYRIEAVEPS; encoded by the coding sequence ATGGCAGAACAGATCCCGATGACGGCGGACGGCTACCGCCGCCTAGAAGAGACCCTGAACAGGGAGCGTGGGCGCCGTGACGAGGCCGTCGCCCAGATTGCCGCGGTGCGCGACGACACCAATGGCATCGAGGATCGGAACCTCGAGGTCTCCCAGATCGATCTCCAGAGCACCGAGGCCCGGGTGCTGGAACTCGAGGACGTGCTGGCCCGCGCGGTGATCGTGGAGGGTCACGAGGCCCTGGGCCTGGTCGAACTCGGCTCGGTGGTCGTGCTGCGCGACGAGACCCATGACCGGGAGATGCGGGTTCGGCTGGTCAGCGCCGTGGAGGTCAGTGCCCTGACCGACGGCGAGACTCAGGTGAGTGACGACAGCCCCGTCGGTCAGGCCCTGCAGGGGCGCCAGCAGGGCGACATGGTGGAGGTGGAGGTGGGTGAGAGAACGGCACGCTACCGCATCGAGGCGGTGGAGCCCAGCTGA
- a CDS encoding ABC transporter permease, translating into MTTPHAAPPTPAPDPARTTPGTLAHQLRAAFAFVFRDYHLTRRYWSWVVVFTFYDMVSAASIMLIGVAAHNPRLTLTLLLGAVMWSFLGRLFGEIANSISYERWEGTIEYTFMAPVSRLTHLVGVSLFAGAYALLRGVLVFLFMGLFVDIGANLGQVLQCLVVFMVASLGFMGIGLMAAVLPVMSTENGAQATNIIQAVFLLISGVYYPVSVLPAWIQPISALSPATYALDACRKILGVNGTGTTFEPGVGLGGVLPELGILLVFGAVTIPLGLFVFGRAETWAKRTGKLKRAG; encoded by the coding sequence ATGACCACCCCCCACGCCGCCCCACCCACGCCCGCGCCCGATCCGGCGCGCACCACGCCGGGCACGCTGGCGCACCAGCTCCGCGCGGCCTTCGCGTTCGTGTTCCGCGACTACCACCTCACGCGGCGGTACTGGTCGTGGGTGGTGGTGTTCACCTTCTACGACATGGTCTCGGCCGCGTCGATCATGCTGATCGGGGTGGCGGCGCACAACCCACGCCTGACGCTGACGCTGCTGCTGGGCGCGGTGATGTGGTCGTTCCTGGGCCGGCTGTTCGGGGAGATCGCCAACAGCATCAGCTACGAGCGCTGGGAGGGCACCATCGAGTACACCTTCATGGCGCCGGTCAGCCGCCTGACGCACCTCGTCGGCGTGAGCCTGTTCGCGGGCGCGTACGCGCTGCTGCGCGGCGTGCTGGTGTTTCTGTTCATGGGCCTGTTCGTGGACATCGGCGCGAACCTCGGGCAGGTGCTGCAATGTCTGGTGGTGTTCATGGTGGCGTCGCTGGGCTTCATGGGCATCGGTCTGATGGCGGCGGTGCTGCCAGTCATGAGCACTGAGAACGGCGCGCAGGCCACCAACATCATCCAGGCGGTCTTCCTGCTGATCTCCGGCGTGTACTACCCGGTCAGCGTCCTGCCCGCGTGGATTCAGCCGATCAGTGCGCTGTCGCCGGCCACGTATGCGCTCGATGCGTGCCGCAAGATCCTGGGCGTGAACGGCACGGGCACGACCTTCGAGCCGGGCGTGGGCCTGGGCGGCGTGCTGCCGGAACTCGGCATTCTGCTGGTGTTCGGGGCGGTCACGATTCCGCTGGGGCTGTTCGTGTTCGGCAGGGCCGAGACGTGGGCCAAGCGCACCGGCAAGCTCAAGCGCGCCGGTTAA
- a CDS encoding CAP domain-containing protein, producing MIRRALLALLLFAVLFGLGVWGLWAGGWLPWQQAAPPPPPPVALPAPAPTSPLPLPPARVPSAPAPVPTPPDILPAPDSVTRTLPVDDAPVPASPVQRPPASRPAGPAPSGSVNAVRALAGLPTVSRVPAWDTQCAAHAGYLVRADRAEHREDPASPYRSAAGEACAPGHYYVSSRRDSGLERAVTYWATGAFHLPQLIDPRLTRVALGRAQDGRGSVRAAAVLDVRRGLGGRGAYPVRFPAPGQVSPYRTAATSEWPDPTASCAGYAPPVGAPIALLLGPGARVRSAALKVNGRAVAACVLTPQRVRGVSEADARVGRNVLAAQGAAVLLPRRPLPAGAQVRVSFATDAGRVGWTFRIR from the coding sequence ATGATCCGACGGGCGCTGCTCGCGCTGCTGCTGTTCGCCGTGCTGTTCGGCCTCGGCGTGTGGGGCCTGTGGGCCGGGGGCTGGCTGCCGTGGCAGCAGGCCGCGCCGCCACCTCCGCCCCCGGTCGCTCTTCCGGCCCCGGCGCCGACGTCCCCACTGCCCCTCCCCCCCGCACGGGTTCCCTCGGCGCCGGCGCCCGTTCCCACGCCGCCGGACATCCTGCCCGCCCCGGACAGCGTGACGCGCACCCTGCCGGTAGACGACGCGCCCGTTCCGGCGTCCCCGGTGCAGCGGCCCCCGGCGTCGCGGCCGGCCGGGCCCGCGCCGTCCGGCTCGGTGAACGCGGTGAGGGCGCTGGCGGGCCTGCCGACGGTGAGCCGCGTGCCGGCGTGGGACACCCAGTGCGCTGCGCACGCCGGGTACCTCGTGCGCGCCGACCGCGCCGAGCACCGCGAGGACCCGGCCAGTCCGTACCGCTCGGCGGCGGGCGAGGCCTGTGCGCCGGGCCACTACTACGTGTCGTCCCGGAGGGATTCCGGTCTGGAGCGCGCGGTCACGTACTGGGCGACGGGCGCCTTCCACCTGCCGCAGCTGATCGACCCGCGCCTGACCCGGGTGGCGCTGGGACGAGCGCAGGACGGAAGGGGCAGTGTCCGGGCAGCCGCCGTGCTGGACGTGCGGCGCGGCCTGGGCGGGCGCGGAGCGTACCCTGTGCGCTTTCCCGCGCCGGGGCAGGTGAGTCCGTACCGCACGGCCGCGACGTCCGAGTGGCCCGATCCCACCGCGTCATGCGCGGGGTATGCGCCGCCGGTCGGGGCGCCCATCGCTCTGCTGCTCGGACCGGGAGCACGGGTCCGGAGCGCAGCGCTCAAGGTGAATGGCCGCGCGGTGGCCGCGTGCGTGCTCACGCCGCAGCGTGTGCGGGGCGTGTCGGAGGCGGACGCGCGGGTGGGCCGGAACGTGCTGGCGGCCCAGGGCGCGGCGGTGCTGCTGCCCCGGCGCCCGCTGCCGGCCGGCGCGCAGGTGCGCGTGAGCTTCGCCACGGACGCGGGCCGCGTGGGCTGGACCTTCCGGATTCGCTGA